The DNA segment CGACCTCCGAGGAGTCCTCGCAGTCGGCGTAGCGCCGGAGGGGTTCGGCGTTGAGTTCAAGGAACGTCTCGCCCCACCGGAACTTCGCGAGGATCTCCTCGGCCTGCTCGCGCTCGCCGAGAATCGTCAGGGCGGCCGCGAACGCCTCGACGGTGTTGAGTTTGAACGGCTTGCCGTAGTTGACGGGGTTGGCCGCGACGAGGAACGGGAGCGCGCGGTGGACGCCCGGCATCTCGAACAGCGCGCGCTCGGCGGTCTCCCACGAGCAGTCGAGCGCCACGAGGGTGTCTGTCTCGGCACGGTCGGCCGGCGAGAGCGCCCGCTCGGCGTGCGGGTTCAGGACGATGCCGTAGGGCGTCGCGCGGGCCGAGCGGTGCAGTTCCGCGAGGTCGAACCGCGCCAGTTTCCTCGCGGTGCACTTGTCGGGGTCGTCGTCGCCCTCGTACCGGACGTGAAGTTTCACTCTATCCCGACCGTAGGCGCATCGGCTTGAAAAGTCGCTCGTTCGTAAAAATCGGGGAGAGCTT comes from the Halorussus vallis genome and includes:
- a CDS encoding DUF367 family protein → MKLHVRYEGDDDPDKCTARKLARFDLAELHRSARATPYGIVLNPHAERALSPADRAETDTLVALDCSWETAERALFEMPGVHRALPFLVAANPVNYGKPFKLNTVEAFAAALTILGEREQAEEILAKFRWGETFLELNAEPLRRYADCEDSSEVVTVQQEYLDAGNEA